In one Pseudarthrobacter oxydans genomic region, the following are encoded:
- a CDS encoding LacI family DNA-binding transcriptional regulator, whose protein sequence is MARATVQDVAKTAGVSVGTVSRVLNGSPAVSAASKEKVKGAIRELNYRPLASARDLRRDRTMRLLALAKSLDSPVISEAFRGFGDAAALSGYVSLIAPTSGDLEREQQLVDMLRNGSVDGLILFSPTMPDADVEALAGQLSVVQVCEIVDSEAAFGVSIDDRRAAVDITRHLLATGSRRLAMIGNRAARSGRLREEGFLAAVREAGLQPEHLLFAEGEFGFHAGRRLTRELLLLDPLPDAVFCGSDTVAAGCVREITDAGLRVPDDIAVAGFDDSVQAEMCVPELTTIRQPAYEMGRVAFEALFARMTEPGEHRRGRTFLPHELVVRDSTKG, encoded by the coding sequence GCTGCGAGCAAGGAAAAGGTCAAGGGTGCCATCCGCGAGCTCAACTACCGGCCGCTGGCTTCTGCCCGCGACCTGCGCCGCGACCGCACCATGCGCCTGCTGGCCCTCGCCAAGAGCCTCGACTCCCCTGTCATCAGCGAAGCCTTCCGTGGCTTCGGGGACGCCGCGGCACTGTCCGGCTATGTCAGCCTCATCGCACCCACCTCGGGGGACCTCGAGCGGGAACAGCAGCTGGTGGACATGCTGCGCAACGGCTCGGTGGACGGCCTGATCCTCTTTTCGCCCACCATGCCGGACGCCGATGTTGAGGCACTGGCAGGGCAACTGAGCGTTGTCCAGGTCTGCGAGATCGTCGATTCCGAGGCGGCATTCGGTGTTTCCATCGACGACCGGCGGGCCGCCGTGGACATCACCCGGCACCTCCTGGCAACGGGCAGCCGGCGCCTGGCGATGATCGGCAACAGGGCGGCACGCTCCGGCCGGCTGCGGGAGGAAGGATTCCTCGCTGCCGTCCGGGAGGCGGGTCTGCAGCCGGAGCACCTGTTGTTCGCTGAGGGCGAGTTCGGTTTCCATGCCGGGCGCCGCCTCACCAGGGAACTCCTGCTGCTGGACCCGCTGCCCGATGCCGTCTTCTGCGGCAGCGATACTGTGGCCGCCGGATGCGTCCGCGAGATTACCGACGCCGGCCTGCGGGTTCCGGACGACATCGCCGTGGCAGGTTTCGACGATTCCGTCCAGGCGGAAATGTGCGTCCCTGAACTGACCACCATCAGGCAGCCCGCCTACGAGATGGGCCGGGTGGCCTTTGAAGCGCTGTTCGCACGCATGACTGAGCCAGGCGAACACCGCCGAGGCCGCACCTTCCTCCCCCACGAGCTCGTGGTCCGCGATTCCACTAAGGGCTAG
- a CDS encoding Gfo/Idh/MocA family protein yields the protein MINEQQPPVQPAALPEEAPAEALRVGVVGIGWAGQQHLKAYHALDGVSIVSLAGMEQELRDSLQAEYAIPNAFADWKDMLDHGGLDAVSVAVPTFLHAPITIAALERGIHVLSEKPIARNAVEGQAMVDAARRAGRVLDVAFNHRRRGDIQALKGVIDAGGLGRPYYAKASWLRRSGIPTLGSWFTNPELAGGGPLADIGVHALDYALHLLGEPKVVAVSAATHSELGPQGRGGGSAYSALASSHAFDVEDLASAFLRLEGGGTLVIEASWATYRETDDLLDFTIYGTDGGAELKVQGAPFPPVGQLRVFTDKDGESADYVPPVLPGRAHDAVVEDFVTAVRGGEAVWGGHDGSLALYRAQIIDACYQSALEQREVRL from the coding sequence TTGATCAACGAGCAGCAGCCGCCAGTGCAGCCCGCCGCCCTTCCCGAAGAAGCACCGGCAGAAGCGTTGCGGGTGGGCGTGGTAGGCATCGGCTGGGCCGGCCAGCAGCACCTGAAGGCCTACCACGCCCTTGACGGCGTCAGCATCGTTTCGCTTGCCGGCATGGAGCAGGAACTCCGCGACTCCCTGCAGGCCGAATACGCCATTCCGAACGCCTTCGCGGACTGGAAGGACATGCTGGACCACGGCGGACTGGACGCCGTCAGCGTGGCAGTGCCAACCTTCCTGCACGCCCCCATCACCATCGCCGCCCTGGAACGGGGAATCCACGTCCTGAGCGAGAAGCCCATCGCCCGCAACGCCGTCGAAGGCCAAGCCATGGTTGACGCTGCCCGCAGAGCCGGGCGCGTCCTGGACGTCGCCTTCAACCACCGCCGCCGCGGCGACATCCAGGCGCTGAAGGGCGTCATCGATGCGGGCGGGCTCGGCCGGCCGTACTACGCCAAGGCATCCTGGCTGCGCCGCTCCGGCATCCCCACCCTGGGCAGTTGGTTCACCAACCCGGAGCTTGCCGGCGGCGGACCGCTGGCGGACATCGGCGTCCACGCCCTGGATTACGCCCTGCACCTGCTGGGCGAACCGAAAGTGGTGGCCGTCTCGGCGGCCACCCATTCGGAACTGGGACCACAGGGGCGGGGCGGCGGCAGCGCCTACTCCGCCCTGGCATCCAGCCACGCCTTCGACGTGGAGGACCTCGCCTCGGCGTTCCTCCGGCTCGAGGGCGGCGGAACCCTGGTGATCGAGGCGAGCTGGGCCACGTACCGGGAGACGGACGACCTCCTGGACTTCACGATTTACGGAACGGACGGCGGCGCGGAGCTCAAGGTGCAGGGCGCGCCTTTCCCGCCCGTGGGCCAGCTGCGGGTGTTCACGGACAAGGACGGCGAAAGCGCCGATTACGTCCCGCCGGTACTGCCGGGCCGCGCCCATGATGCAGTGGTGGAGGACTTCGTCACGGCAGTCCGGGGCGGCGAGGCAGTCTGGGGCGGGCATGACGGCTCCCTGGCGCTCTACCGGGCACAGATCATCGACGCGTGCTACCAGTCAGCGCTGGAGCAGAGGGAGGTTCGGCTCTAA
- a CDS encoding ThuA domain-containing protein encodes MNGKLKIRVWNEGVHEAINEPPHIGEIYPDGIHGAIAAGLRSFYPEAEITTAVLATDDEHGLDEEVLAETDVLLWWGHMAHHEVSDAVVERVHRHVLGGMGLIVLHSGHFAKVFTRLLGTSCSLAWRNDGERELVWTVKPSHPIAEGVDSPIVIPEQEMYGELFDIPEPDDLIFISSFAGGEVFRSGVTFTRGKGRIFYFSPGDQEYPVYHHPQVQRVLANGVKWAAQPGLHRSAPGVTNPARDWFS; translated from the coding sequence ATGAACGGCAAACTGAAGATCCGGGTATGGAACGAGGGCGTCCACGAGGCCATCAACGAGCCGCCCCACATCGGGGAGATCTACCCTGACGGCATCCACGGTGCCATCGCCGCCGGGCTCCGTTCCTTCTACCCGGAGGCAGAGATTACGACGGCGGTCCTCGCCACGGACGATGAGCACGGCCTCGACGAGGAGGTGCTCGCGGAGACGGACGTCCTGCTGTGGTGGGGACACATGGCCCATCATGAGGTGAGCGACGCCGTCGTCGAACGCGTCCACCGGCACGTCCTCGGCGGCATGGGCCTGATCGTGCTCCACTCGGGGCACTTCGCCAAGGTGTTCACCAGGCTGCTGGGCACCAGCTGCTCGCTCGCCTGGCGGAACGACGGCGAGCGCGAGCTCGTGTGGACCGTGAAGCCCTCGCACCCCATCGCTGAGGGCGTGGACAGCCCCATCGTCATCCCCGAACAGGAGATGTACGGCGAGCTGTTCGATATCCCGGAGCCGGACGACCTCATCTTCATCAGCTCCTTCGCGGGCGGCGAGGTGTTCCGTTCCGGCGTCACCTTCACCCGGGGCAAGGGCCGCATCTTCTATTTCAGCCCCGGCGACCAGGAATACCCGGTGTACCACCACCCGCAGGTCCAGCGGGTCCTGGCCAACGGCGTCAAGTGGGCGGCCCAGCCCGGCCTGCACCGCTCGGCCCCAGGGGTCACCAACCCCGCCCGGGACTGGTTCAGCTAG
- a CDS encoding alkaline phosphatase D family protein: protein MTTPALVLGPMMRYVDQTSASIWVETRDNASVTVSAGAGEWKARTFAVHGHHYALVEVDGLEPGSVTPYTVAVNGVPVWPEPGTGFLPPVIATLKPGKPLRLAFGSCRTSVPHDESGNRSHGVDALRAYAVAMSSGGGGEPWPDLVAFLGDQVYADLTSEQMQEFIKARRDIEAPPGEELKDYEEYAHLYHLAWSDPANRWLLSTLPSAMIFDDHDIRDDWNSSRSWREAMQATAWWQGRIVAGLASYWVYQHLGNLSPQERAADVIWQKITSRRGDGEPDISAELDSFAERADQDPETYRWSYCRDFGDTRLLVVDSRAARNLDPDRRALLDDAEMDWLDARMRGGFRHLLVATSLPFLLPMGLHHLEAWDEAVSEGAWGRLPARVGEKLRQAVDLEHWGAFQDSFRRMAAMAAEVAEGTRGPAPETVTFLSGDVHFSYVSEVERSSGSRIIQAVCSPIRNPLPRLMRSFGAVMSYGLAAPIGALAARSARVPDPPFRWSGIKGPWFDNNLACLEVVPEGLKLWWQRGVVDGGDNLNPRLERVAEITVAPRRTAGNAAVLPS from the coding sequence ATGACTACCCCGGCACTCGTGTTAGGCCCCATGATGCGGTACGTGGACCAGACCTCGGCGAGCATCTGGGTGGAAACCCGGGACAACGCCAGCGTGACGGTCAGCGCCGGGGCCGGGGAGTGGAAAGCCCGGACCTTCGCCGTCCACGGCCACCACTACGCGCTGGTGGAAGTGGACGGCCTGGAGCCCGGATCCGTGACACCGTACACGGTGGCCGTCAACGGAGTGCCGGTGTGGCCCGAGCCCGGGACGGGGTTCCTGCCGCCGGTGATCGCCACCCTCAAACCCGGCAAGCCGCTGCGCCTGGCCTTCGGTTCCTGCCGCACCAGCGTCCCGCACGACGAGTCCGGCAACCGGAGCCACGGCGTGGACGCTTTGCGGGCCTACGCAGTGGCTATGAGTTCCGGCGGCGGCGGGGAGCCGTGGCCGGACCTGGTGGCATTCCTCGGGGACCAGGTCTACGCGGATTTAACCAGCGAACAGATGCAGGAATTCATCAAGGCCCGGCGTGATATTGAGGCGCCTCCCGGCGAAGAGCTCAAGGACTACGAGGAGTACGCGCACCTCTACCACCTGGCATGGTCCGACCCCGCGAACAGATGGCTGCTGTCCACCCTGCCCAGTGCCATGATTTTCGACGACCATGACATCCGGGACGACTGGAACTCGTCGAGGAGCTGGCGGGAGGCGATGCAGGCCACCGCCTGGTGGCAGGGGCGCATTGTGGCCGGGCTGGCCTCGTACTGGGTCTACCAGCATTTGGGAAACCTGTCCCCGCAGGAGCGCGCCGCGGATGTGATCTGGCAAAAGATCACATCCCGCCGCGGGGACGGCGAACCGGACATCAGCGCTGAGCTGGACAGTTTCGCCGAGCGGGCCGACCAGGATCCGGAAACCTACCGGTGGAGTTACTGCCGCGACTTCGGCGACACCCGGCTGCTTGTGGTTGATTCCCGTGCCGCCCGGAACCTGGACCCTGACCGCCGGGCCCTGCTGGACGACGCCGAAATGGACTGGCTGGACGCCCGGATGCGCGGCGGGTTCCGGCACCTGCTCGTGGCAACGTCCTTGCCGTTCCTCCTGCCGATGGGCCTGCACCACCTTGAAGCCTGGGACGAGGCAGTCTCCGAGGGCGCATGGGGCAGGCTCCCGGCGCGGGTCGGCGAGAAACTGCGCCAGGCGGTAGACCTGGAGCACTGGGGTGCCTTCCAGGACAGCTTCCGGCGGATGGCCGCCATGGCCGCGGAGGTGGCAGAGGGGACGCGCGGTCCGGCCCCGGAGACTGTCACCTTCCTGTCGGGCGACGTGCATTTTTCCTACGTCTCCGAAGTGGAGCGGTCTTCGGGAAGCCGCATCATCCAGGCGGTCTGCTCTCCCATCCGCAACCCGCTACCGCGGCTGATGCGCTCCTTCGGCGCCGTGATGTCCTACGGCCTGGCCGCGCCGATCGGGGCGTTGGCGGCACGCTCCGCCAGGGTTCCGGATCCGCCCTTCCGCTGGTCCGGCATCAAAGGCCCATGGTTCGACAACAACCTGGCCTGCCTCGAAGTGGTGCCGGAGGGCTTGAAGCTGTGGTGGCAGCGGGGCGTGGTGGACGGCGGCGACAACCTCAACCCCCGCCTGGAACGCGTGGCCGAGATAACCGTCGCTCCACGCAGGACGGCGGGAAATGCTGCCGTCCTGCCCTCCTAG
- the gdhA gene encoding NADP-specific glutamate dehydrogenase has protein sequence MDARLEAIRDTVLARNPGEAEFHQAVVEVFESLGPVHDRHPELLEAAILERLCEPERQIIFRVPWTDDQGRVQINRGFRVEFNSALGPYKGGLRFHPSVYLGIVKFLGFEQIFKNALTGMPIGGGKGGSDFDPRGRSDGEVMRFCQSFMTELYRHIGEYTDVPAGDIGVGGREIGYLFGQYKRITNRYESGVLTGKGISWGGSLVRPEATGFGTVIFTQEMLKTRGTSFDGQRVVVSGSGNVAINAIAKAQALGATVVACSDSSGYVVDEAGIDVALLREVKEVQRGRLKDYAERRGGVSYVDGGSVWEVDATVALPCATQNELDGGAAARLVRNGLLAVGEGANMPSTRDAAAVFQQAGVLFGPGKAANAGGVATSALEMQQNASRDSWSFEHTEERLTDIMVGIHDRCASTADEYGDPGNYVLGANIGGFVKVADAMLAQGLI, from the coding sequence ATGGATGCACGGCTGGAGGCCATCAGGGACACTGTCCTGGCCAGGAACCCCGGCGAAGCGGAGTTCCATCAGGCTGTAGTTGAGGTCTTTGAAAGCCTGGGGCCCGTCCATGACAGGCATCCCGAACTCCTTGAAGCCGCAATCCTGGAACGGCTCTGCGAACCGGAGCGGCAGATCATCTTCCGCGTGCCGTGGACTGATGACCAGGGCCGGGTGCAGATCAACCGCGGCTTCCGGGTGGAATTCAACTCGGCGCTGGGCCCGTACAAAGGCGGCCTGCGGTTCCACCCCTCGGTCTACCTGGGCATCGTCAAATTCCTGGGCTTTGAACAGATCTTCAAAAACGCCCTCACCGGCATGCCCATCGGCGGCGGCAAGGGCGGCTCGGACTTCGACCCCCGCGGCCGCAGCGATGGCGAGGTGATGCGGTTCTGCCAGTCCTTCATGACCGAGCTGTACCGGCACATTGGTGAATACACCGACGTCCCGGCCGGCGACATTGGTGTGGGCGGCCGCGAAATCGGCTACCTGTTCGGGCAGTACAAGCGCATCACCAACCGCTACGAATCCGGCGTCCTTACCGGAAAAGGCATTTCCTGGGGCGGATCCCTGGTCCGGCCGGAAGCCACCGGCTTCGGAACCGTGATCTTCACCCAGGAAATGCTGAAGACCCGCGGCACGTCCTTCGACGGCCAGCGCGTGGTGGTCTCAGGCTCCGGAAACGTGGCCATCAATGCGATTGCCAAAGCGCAGGCGCTGGGTGCCACTGTGGTGGCCTGCTCCGACTCCTCGGGTTACGTGGTGGATGAGGCGGGCATCGACGTCGCCCTTCTTCGCGAAGTGAAGGAAGTGCAACGGGGCCGCCTGAAAGATTATGCCGAACGCCGTGGCGGCGTGTCCTACGTGGACGGCGGCTCCGTCTGGGAGGTCGATGCCACCGTGGCGCTGCCCTGTGCCACCCAGAACGAGCTCGACGGCGGTGCTGCCGCCCGGCTGGTCCGCAACGGGCTCCTTGCCGTCGGCGAAGGCGCCAACATGCCCTCAACCCGCGACGCGGCGGCCGTGTTCCAGCAGGCGGGCGTGCTGTTCGGCCCGGGCAAGGCCGCCAATGCCGGCGGCGTTGCCACGTCGGCGCTGGAGATGCAGCAGAACGCCAGCCGGGATTCCTGGTCCTTCGAACACACCGAGGAGCGGCTCACCGACATCATGGTGGGCATCCACGACCGCTGCGCCTCCACGGCTGACGAGTACGGTGATCCGGGCAACTACGTGCTCGGCGCCAACATCGGCGGGTTCGTGAAGGTAGCGGACGCCATGCTGGCCCAGGGCCTGATCTAG
- a CDS encoding AmiS/UreI family transporter, whose protein sequence is MPYVCLLLSGAALLVNGLATLGHLPRRDAAVLGLVVGIVQLVLGVVVLSLGGAAGTAPTAAGILLFGLTYAYAGLDILLGLGAKGLGWFCGMVAFVAVLLAFFWLPADPLLAVLWLAWAVLWGLMFASLACGRSGLDPFMGWALVLASQVTATVPAFLGMAGLWPRSAHVAAGAAGLLGLLFLAAGVLARRQPAGEWRAPDKPRTVAALPREPRR, encoded by the coding sequence ATGCCGTACGTATGCCTGCTTCTCTCCGGTGCGGCACTGCTGGTCAACGGACTCGCCACCCTGGGGCACCTGCCCCGCCGCGACGCAGCCGTCCTGGGCCTGGTGGTGGGGATCGTGCAGCTGGTGCTCGGCGTCGTCGTGCTGTCCCTGGGCGGTGCGGCCGGCACAGCGCCGACGGCAGCAGGGATCCTCCTGTTCGGGCTGACCTACGCCTATGCGGGCCTGGACATCCTGCTGGGCCTTGGGGCGAAGGGCCTGGGCTGGTTCTGCGGGATGGTTGCGTTCGTTGCCGTGCTGCTTGCCTTCTTCTGGCTTCCTGCCGATCCCCTGCTCGCCGTGCTGTGGCTGGCGTGGGCGGTGCTCTGGGGCCTGATGTTCGCCTCCCTGGCCTGCGGCCGGAGCGGGCTGGACCCCTTCATGGGCTGGGCACTGGTCCTGGCCAGCCAGGTGACCGCCACGGTGCCGGCCTTCCTGGGAATGGCCGGGCTCTGGCCGCGCAGCGCCCACGTTGCCGCCGGCGCCGCCGGGCTGTTGGGACTTCTCTTCCTTGCCGCGGGAGTACTGGCGCGGCGGCAGCCTGCGGGCGAATGGCGCGCACCGGATAAGCCCCGTACCGTTGCCGCCCTGCCCCGGGAGCCGCGGCGCTAG
- a CDS encoding alpha-amylase family glycosyl hydrolase, with amino-acid sequence MQEFVSADEAVRQHVVDALAQAGTAPDRAFQQRFDAHFPDLCRLFRTLYGSRPDWQDQLAALVVQGARSWDGRPAELKALDAEREANSGWFLSNNMLGGVCYVDRYAESLEGLRSHIPYFKELGLTYLHLMPLFLAPEPHSDGGYAVSSYRQVNPKLGTMEQLRELASEFRTHGISLVVDFIFNHTSDEHEWARKAASGDPEYSDYYWIFPDRTMPDAFERNVREIFPEDHPGSFIQMEDGRWVWATFHTYQWDLNYSNPDVFRAMAGEMLFLANQGVDILRMDAVAFIWKQLGTPCENLPEAHILLQAFNAVCRLAAPSLLFKSEAIVHPDEVALYIDPAECQLSYNPLQMALIWESLATRDVSLLAQALERRHNIPDGTSWVNYVRSHDDIGWTFADEDAAELGINGFDHRRFLNSFYVNRFPGSFARGVPFQDNPKTGDCRISGTTASLCGMEVDPAEAVERILLAHSVAFSTGGIPLLYLGDEVGQVNDYGYAEEEGHDADSRWVHRPHYPAGQYALRHDPSTPAGAVYAGLKRMVEVRAATPELAGTRLVDFSTNNRSVLAYQRPGAAAETRVLALANFSDQPQALPAETFSGYSPAAVDLLSEAALQLDEGVTLLPRQYLWLRVTPV; translated from the coding sequence ATGCAGGAGTTCGTCAGCGCGGACGAAGCAGTGCGGCAGCACGTCGTCGATGCGCTCGCGCAGGCGGGGACCGCCCCGGATCGCGCCTTTCAGCAGCGGTTCGACGCACACTTCCCCGACCTGTGCCGCCTCTTCCGCACGCTGTACGGATCCCGGCCGGACTGGCAGGACCAGCTGGCCGCCCTGGTGGTCCAGGGTGCACGCTCCTGGGATGGGCGCCCTGCCGAGCTGAAGGCCCTGGACGCTGAACGGGAGGCCAACAGCGGCTGGTTCCTGTCCAACAACATGCTCGGCGGCGTCTGCTACGTGGACAGGTACGCCGAAAGCCTGGAAGGGCTGCGCTCCCACATTCCGTACTTCAAGGAACTGGGCCTCACTTACCTGCACCTCATGCCGCTGTTCCTCGCACCCGAGCCGCACTCCGACGGCGGCTACGCCGTCTCCAGCTACCGCCAGGTCAACCCCAAGCTGGGCACCATGGAACAGCTCCGTGAGCTTGCCTCCGAGTTCCGGACCCACGGCATCAGTCTGGTGGTGGACTTCATCTTCAACCACACGAGTGACGAACACGAGTGGGCCCGCAAGGCGGCGTCGGGGGATCCGGAGTACAGCGACTACTACTGGATCTTCCCCGACCGCACCATGCCGGACGCCTTCGAGCGCAACGTGCGTGAAATCTTCCCGGAAGACCACCCGGGGTCCTTCATCCAAATGGAGGACGGCCGCTGGGTGTGGGCAACCTTCCACACCTACCAATGGGACCTGAACTACTCCAACCCGGACGTCTTCCGGGCCATGGCCGGGGAGATGCTGTTCCTGGCCAACCAGGGCGTTGACATCCTGCGCATGGATGCCGTGGCGTTCATCTGGAAGCAGCTGGGCACCCCCTGCGAAAACCTCCCCGAGGCCCACATCCTCCTCCAGGCCTTCAATGCCGTCTGCCGGCTGGCCGCGCCGTCGCTGCTGTTCAAGTCCGAGGCAATCGTGCATCCGGACGAGGTGGCCCTCTACATCGATCCGGCCGAATGCCAGCTCTCCTACAATCCGCTGCAGATGGCGCTGATCTGGGAATCCCTGGCCACCCGGGACGTCTCGCTGCTGGCGCAGGCGCTCGAACGAAGGCACAACATCCCGGACGGCACGTCCTGGGTCAATTACGTGCGCAGCCATGACGACATCGGCTGGACCTTCGCCGACGAGGACGCGGCAGAGCTTGGCATCAACGGCTTCGACCACCGCCGTTTCCTGAACTCCTTCTACGTCAACCGGTTCCCGGGCAGCTTCGCCCGCGGCGTCCCGTTCCAGGACAATCCCAAGACCGGGGACTGCCGGATTTCAGGTACCACGGCGTCCCTGTGCGGCATGGAGGTGGACCCGGCCGAGGCGGTGGAGCGGATCCTCCTTGCCCACTCGGTGGCCTTCAGCACCGGCGGCATCCCGCTCCTGTACCTGGGCGACGAGGTGGGGCAGGTCAACGACTACGGGTATGCAGAAGAGGAAGGGCACGACGCCGACAGCCGCTGGGTGCACCGGCCCCACTACCCGGCGGGCCAATACGCGCTCCGCCACGACCCGTCCACCCCCGCGGGCGCGGTGTACGCCGGCCTGAAGCGGATGGTTGAGGTCCGGGCGGCCACGCCTGAACTGGCCGGTACCAGGCTGGTGGATTTTTCCACCAACAACCGTTCCGTCCTTGCCTACCAGCGGCCCGGCGCCGCGGCTGAAACACGGGTCCTGGCGCTCGCCAACTTCAGCGACCAGCCCCAGGCCCTGCCCGCCGAAACCTTCTCCGGGTACTCCCCTGCCGCCGTCGACCTTCTCTCCGAAGCAGCGCTGCAGCTGGACGAGGGGGTCACGCTCCTCCCCCGCCAGTACCTCTGGCTGCGCGTCACTCCCGTTTAG
- a CDS encoding prephenate dehydratase, translating to MAQKIAYQGEPGANSNIACKQMFPDMESVPCASFEDAFELVSSGEAELAMIPIENSIAGRVADIHILLPQSNLQIVGEFFLPIHFDLLGIPGSTIEGATEVHSHIHALGQCRKLIREHGLKPVIAGDTAGSAREVSEWNDPRKLSLAPPLAAQIYGLDVLASRVEDDPSNTTRFVVLAREKELPARDELPGPTVTSFVFRVRNVPSALYKALGGFATNGVNMTRLESYMVGNEFAATMFMADVEGHPEDLPLKLALEELDFFTTEVRILGVYSAADYRTAQTVSG from the coding sequence ATGGCCCAGAAGATTGCGTACCAGGGTGAGCCCGGCGCCAACTCCAATATCGCGTGCAAGCAGATGTTCCCCGACATGGAAAGCGTGCCCTGCGCGAGCTTCGAGGACGCGTTTGAACTCGTGTCCAGCGGCGAGGCCGAGCTGGCCATGATCCCGATCGAGAACTCCATCGCCGGCCGGGTGGCGGACATCCACATCCTGCTGCCGCAGTCCAACCTGCAGATCGTGGGGGAGTTCTTCCTGCCCATCCACTTCGACCTGCTTGGCATCCCGGGCAGCACCATCGAAGGTGCCACCGAGGTGCACAGCCACATCCACGCCCTGGGCCAGTGCCGCAAGCTCATCCGCGAGCACGGCCTCAAGCCCGTCATCGCCGGCGACACCGCGGGTTCCGCCCGGGAAGTCAGCGAGTGGAACGATCCCCGCAAGCTGTCCCTCGCTCCCCCGCTCGCGGCCCAGATCTATGGCCTGGACGTGCTGGCCTCGCGGGTTGAGGACGACCCCTCCAACACCACGCGCTTCGTGGTCCTGGCCCGGGAAAAGGAGCTGCCGGCGCGGGATGAGCTTCCCGGACCGACAGTCACCAGCTTTGTGTTCCGCGTCCGCAACGTCCCCTCGGCCCTGTACAAGGCGCTGGGCGGCTTCGCCACCAACGGCGTGAACATGACCCGGCTGGAAAGCTACATGGTGGGCAACGAATTCGCCGCCACCATGTTCATGGCCGACGTCGAAGGCCACCCCGAGGACCTGCCGTTGAAGCTGGCCCTCGAGGAACTGGACTTCTTCACCACCGAGGTGCGGATCCTGGGCGTCTACTCCGCCGCGGACTACAGGACTGCTCAGACCGTCAGCGGCTGA